From the genome of Vibrio navarrensis, one region includes:
- a CDS encoding LysR family transcriptional regulator encodes MRADDLILFCQVVEQGNFSKVAEENSLTNSVVSKRIARLEEEIGVQLLYRTTRKLTLTEAGKALLHSAKNVKQATMEAMDAISGFGENVSGHIKMSVPTISGDLILADAVAEFCNLHPGLTVDMSLDNRFVDLIAGGYDLVIRTGYLEDSSLIARHILDSQWVVCASPSYIAKHGKPIKPDDLTNHNCLQYAYQTTGASDWEFKGSKGNYIVKVSGCFSTDNATALRKAALGGHGIAYVPRCLVYHDFRNGQLVDIFPEQVGKKLGIYAVYPFTRQPPNKVRLLIEHIRARYLTISHYF; translated from the coding sequence ATGCGAGCAGATGACCTAATTTTGTTTTGCCAAGTGGTAGAACAGGGCAATTTTAGTAAGGTAGCTGAAGAGAATAGCCTTACAAATTCAGTAGTTAGTAAAAGAATTGCCAGACTGGAAGAAGAGATAGGCGTGCAACTATTGTATCGAACCACGCGAAAATTGACGTTAACCGAAGCAGGCAAGGCGTTGTTACACAGTGCTAAAAATGTGAAGCAAGCCACGATGGAGGCGATGGACGCGATTTCCGGTTTCGGCGAAAACGTCAGCGGCCACATCAAAATGTCGGTGCCGACCATCTCGGGCGATCTGATTTTAGCCGATGCGGTGGCTGAGTTTTGCAACCTGCATCCGGGGCTGACGGTAGATATGTCGCTGGACAACCGCTTTGTTGACTTAATCGCTGGAGGATACGATCTGGTGATCCGCACTGGCTATTTGGAAGATTCCAGCCTGATCGCGCGTCACATTCTCGACTCGCAGTGGGTGGTGTGCGCCTCGCCCTCGTATATCGCCAAGCATGGTAAACCGATCAAACCGGATGATTTAACCAACCACAACTGTCTGCAATACGCCTATCAAACCACGGGCGCGTCAGATTGGGAGTTTAAAGGCAGCAAAGGTAACTACATTGTCAAAGTCTCTGGCTGCTTTTCCACAGACAACGCCACCGCACTGCGCAAAGCGGCGCTCGGTGGCCACGGTATCGCTTATGTGCCACGTTGTTTGGTCTACCACGATTTTCGCAACGGCCAGCTGGTGGATATTTTTCCAGAGCAAGTGGGGAAAAAGCTGGGCATCTACGCCGTCTATCCATTTACGCGTCAACCACCGAACAAAGTTCGCCTGTTAATTGAACACATTCGCGCGCGCTATCTCACCATCTCGCACTATTTCTGA
- a CDS encoding L-lactate permease, which yields MSETILALVAFSPIVVAAILLVGLNWPAKKAMPVAFGLTVVIALFFWDMSGTRVLASILQGLGITVSVLWIVFGAIFLLNTLKHTGAITTIRNGFTDISADRRVQAIIIAWCFGSFIEGASGFGTPAAIAAPLLVAIGFPALAAVLMGMMIQSTPVSFGAVGTPIIVGVNKGLDTHNISESLLAHGSSWDIYLQQITSSVALIHAAVGTVMPVLMAMMLTRFFGKNRSWSEGLDILPFALFAGLAFTVPYALTGVFLGPEFPSLIGGLLGLAIVVTAAKKGFLVPKSQWDFEAEEKWPTEWLGSLKIDLEEVKGKPMSLAKAWTPYVLLAVILVASRVSPDFKALLTGISIASGNILGETGITTAFQPLYLPGGILVFVALLAVLIQSGSVKPMAKAFGESSKTLLGAGFVLVFTIPMVRIFINSGVNAADLASMPVTTANFAADLVGSAFPALSATVGALGAFIAGSNTVSNMMFSQFQFEVAQTLTISSAIVVALQAVGAAAGNMIAIHNVVAASATVGLLGREGATLRKTIIPTFYYLVMTGIIGLVLIYGLQLTDALMIP from the coding sequence ATGAGTGAAACCATACTTGCCTTGGTGGCCTTTTCGCCGATTGTCGTCGCCGCCATCCTACTTGTTGGCCTTAACTGGCCAGCCAAAAAAGCCATGCCAGTCGCCTTTGGCCTGACCGTTGTCATTGCCCTATTCTTCTGGGATATGTCCGGCACACGCGTGCTGGCCTCTATCCTACAAGGGCTTGGCATCACAGTGTCAGTACTGTGGATCGTGTTTGGCGCGATTTTCCTGCTTAACACCCTAAAACACACGGGTGCCATCACCACCATACGTAACGGCTTTACCGACATCTCCGCTGACCGGCGCGTCCAAGCCATCATCATCGCTTGGTGTTTTGGCTCTTTCATTGAAGGCGCATCCGGATTCGGCACGCCCGCGGCGATCGCAGCTCCGCTGCTGGTAGCGATTGGCTTCCCTGCATTGGCAGCGGTATTGATGGGGATGATGATACAATCGACGCCGGTCTCTTTTGGCGCAGTCGGTACGCCGATCATCGTCGGCGTCAACAAAGGTCTCGATACTCATAACATCAGTGAAAGCCTGCTCGCCCACGGTTCAAGCTGGGATATCTACCTACAGCAAATCACTTCAAGCGTCGCGCTTATTCACGCCGCCGTTGGCACTGTGATGCCAGTACTGATGGCGATGATGCTGACCCGCTTTTTTGGCAAGAATCGCAGTTGGAGCGAAGGCTTGGACATTCTGCCTTTCGCCCTGTTTGCTGGCTTGGCGTTTACCGTGCCTTACGCGCTAACTGGCGTGTTCCTTGGCCCAGAGTTTCCGTCTCTGATTGGTGGTTTGCTTGGCCTAGCCATTGTGGTAACCGCGGCGAAAAAAGGCTTTTTAGTCCCCAAAAGCCAATGGGATTTTGAAGCGGAAGAAAAATGGCCAACGGAGTGGTTGGGTTCACTGAAAATCGACCTTGAAGAGGTCAAAGGCAAGCCGATGAGTTTGGCCAAAGCGTGGACACCTTACGTGCTACTGGCGGTGATTCTGGTCGCCAGCCGTGTCAGTCCCGATTTCAAAGCGTTGCTCACTGGCATCAGTATTGCGTCTGGCAATATTCTCGGTGAAACAGGCATCACTACCGCGTTTCAGCCACTCTATCTGCCGGGTGGGATCTTAGTCTTCGTCGCACTGTTGGCCGTGCTTATCCAATCGGGCAGTGTCAAGCCGATGGCGAAAGCGTTCGGTGAATCAAGCAAAACCTTGCTTGGTGCTGGCTTTGTTCTGGTCTTTACTATCCCTATGGTACGTATTTTTATCAACTCAGGGGTTAACGCCGCGGATTTAGCCAGTATGCCCGTCACTACCGCGAACTTCGCTGCGGACTTAGTGGGCTCGGCATTTCCGGCACTGAGTGCCACCGTCGGCGCACTGGGCGCGTTTATCGCTGGCTCCAACACCGTCTCTAACATGATGTTCAGCCAGTTCCAGTTTGAAGTGGCGCAAACCCTGACCATTTCCAGTGCGATTGTGGTGGCGCTGCAAGCGGTAGGCGCTGCCGCAGGCAATATGATCGCTATTCATAACGTGGTCGCCGCGTCTGCGACTGTCGGACTGCTGGGGCGTGAAGGTGCGACGCTGCGCAAGACCATTATTCCCACGTTCTACTATCTTGTGATGACAGGCATCATAGGTTTGGTCTTGATCTATGGCTTGCAACTGACCGACGCCCTGATGATCCCATAA
- the lldD gene encoding FMN-dependent L-lactate dehydrogenase LldD has product MIISASTDYRAAAKAKLPPFLFHYIDGGSYDERTLKRNTDDLGDVALRQRVLRDMADLSLETEIFGEKLAMPIALAPVGLTGMYARRGEVQAAKAAEKKGIPFTMSTVSVCPIEEVAPAIQRPMWFQLYVLKDRGFMKNVLERAKAAGVTTLVFTVDMPVPGARYRDMHSGMSGPNAAMRRVFQSMLHPSWALDVGLLGKPHDLGNISTYRGTPTKLEDYIGWLGENFDPSISWQDLEWIRDFWDGPMVIKGILDQEDAKDAVRFGADGIVVSNHGGRQLDGVLSTAKALPGIADAVKGDLKIFVDSGIRTGLDVVRMLALGADCTLIGRSFVYALAAQGGAGVENLLDLYAKEMRVAMTLTGAKTIGDLSRDSLVKMP; this is encoded by the coding sequence ATGATTATTTCTGCTTCTACCGATTACCGCGCTGCGGCAAAAGCCAAATTGCCTCCGTTTCTTTTTCATTACATTGATGGCGGCTCTTATGACGAGCGCACGCTCAAACGCAACACCGATGACCTCGGCGACGTCGCACTGCGCCAACGCGTACTGCGCGACATGGCTGATCTCAGCTTAGAAACAGAAATTTTTGGTGAGAAGTTGGCGATGCCGATCGCGCTTGCCCCTGTCGGTTTAACCGGCATGTACGCTCGCCGCGGCGAAGTGCAAGCGGCGAAAGCGGCGGAGAAGAAAGGCATTCCGTTTACCATGTCGACCGTTTCCGTCTGCCCGATTGAAGAGGTCGCTCCCGCCATTCAGCGCCCAATGTGGTTTCAGCTTTACGTGCTCAAAGATCGCGGCTTTATGAAAAACGTGCTTGAGCGCGCCAAAGCCGCAGGTGTAACCACGCTGGTGTTCACGGTTGATATGCCAGTACCGGGCGCGCGTTACCGCGACATGCACTCTGGCATGAGCGGCCCAAATGCGGCGATGCGTCGCGTGTTTCAGTCGATGCTGCACCCAAGCTGGGCGCTGGACGTTGGTTTGCTGGGCAAACCGCACGATCTGGGCAACATTTCCACCTATCGCGGCACGCCAACTAAGCTGGAAGATTACATCGGTTGGCTGGGGGAAAACTTCGACCCTTCAATCTCGTGGCAAGATCTCGAGTGGATCCGCGACTTCTGGGATGGGCCGATGGTGATTAAAGGCATCTTAGACCAAGAAGACGCCAAAGACGCGGTTCGTTTTGGCGCTGACGGCATTGTGGTCTCGAACCACGGTGGCCGCCAGCTAGACGGCGTCTTATCGACCGCCAAAGCGCTGCCGGGGATTGCCGATGCCGTCAAAGGCGACCTGAAAATCTTCGTCGATTCGGGCATCCGTACTGGCCTAGATGTAGTGCGTATGCTGGCGCTTGGCGCCGATTGCACTTTGATTGGCCGCTCGTTTGTGTACGCACTGGCGGCGCAAGGCGGTGCTGGAGTGGAGAACTTGCTGGATCTCTATGCTAAAGAGATGCGCGTTGCGATGACGCTCACAGGGGCGAAAACCATTGGCGATCTTTCGCGCGATTCTCTGGTAAAAATGCCTTAA
- a CDS encoding FAD-binding and (Fe-S)-binding domain-containing protein: MANTLSNATYQQLEALLATRIEPERIITQEAKRLAYGTDASFYRLIPKIVLRLKDLDEVIFAIQSCRELGVHCTFRAAGTSLSGQAVSDSVLITLTDDWRGHEIIDNGHKITLQPGVIGADANKYLAPFQRKIGPDPASINTCKIGGIAANNASGMCCGTAQNSYRTVDSMKIVFSDGTILNTADQASIAAFKQSHASLVSGIEALCQQVADNKELSDKIKHKYRLKNTTGYALNALVDYQDPIEVIEHLMIGSEGTLGFIAEITYNTVIEHPNKASALLVFASIEEACRAVTTLSKLPVAAVELMDGRALRSVADKAGMPSFIQSLDLEAAAILVESHASCQTTLDLQCKSVMDALAEYTIIESVPFTSDAATVATLWGIRKGMFPAVGAVREVGTTVIIEDVAFPVENLANGVRDLQALFDRYQYSEAIIFGHALEGNLHFVFTQGFDSPTEIDRYGKFMDEVAELVAVKYQGSLKAEHGTGRNMAPYVELEWGKEGYQLMQQIKALFDPQGLLNPGVIINDNPHSHIENLKPMPAADPLVDRCIECGFCEPVCPSRTLTLSPRQRIVLYRELQRRERAGEDIQASELKKVFDYQGIDTCAATGLCADRCPVGINTGDLVKKLRTAKYQKFTPIAKWTAEHFSTTTALARAGLKANQIATKALGAETVGKLTNGLRSLSKGATPIWYAEYPQANTHDLGKVPLAQRSDEKKVVYMPSCASRNMGQQSSAADQRPLTEVTLSLLEKAGYDVIIPPSLNEQCCGMPYDSKGMSELAESKAKQLEEVLWQATRQGKYAVLMDTSPCAKRSIEQFSKPLEVLEPTGFVRKYLLEHLHIEPLDETVMLHITCSSRRMGLENDMLSLAKTCTSQVIVPEHIQCCGWAGDKGFTTPELNEAAVHPLKAQVPSDCTRGFSNSRTCEIGLSHHSGIPYQSILYLVDEVSSPRG; this comes from the coding sequence ATGGCCAACACCCTTTCCAACGCCACTTATCAACAACTCGAAGCGCTGTTGGCGACACGCATTGAGCCAGAGAGAATCATCACTCAAGAAGCCAAGCGCCTCGCTTACGGCACCGATGCCAGCTTTTATCGTTTGATCCCCAAGATTGTTCTGCGCCTCAAAGATCTCGACGAAGTGATATTCGCCATTCAAAGTTGCCGCGAACTGGGCGTGCACTGCACCTTTCGCGCCGCTGGTACCAGCCTTTCCGGGCAAGCGGTGTCCGACTCAGTACTGATCACACTGACCGATGACTGGCGCGGGCATGAAATTATCGACAATGGCCATAAGATCACTCTGCAACCCGGCGTGATCGGCGCAGATGCCAACAAATACCTTGCGCCTTTCCAACGCAAGATCGGCCCAGATCCAGCCTCGATCAATACCTGCAAAATCGGCGGCATAGCGGCCAATAATGCCAGTGGCATGTGCTGCGGCACCGCGCAAAACTCTTACCGCACCGTGGATAGTATGAAGATCGTGTTTAGTGATGGCACCATACTGAACACCGCAGATCAAGCCAGCATCGCTGCGTTTAAGCAAAGCCACGCTTCGCTCGTCTCTGGCATTGAAGCACTCTGCCAACAAGTAGCTGATAATAAAGAATTATCGGATAAAATTAAGCACAAGTATCGTCTTAAAAATACCACAGGTTACGCCCTCAATGCCTTGGTGGATTACCAAGATCCGATTGAAGTCATTGAACACCTGATGATTGGCTCGGAAGGCACCTTAGGCTTTATTGCCGAAATTACCTACAACACTGTGATTGAGCACCCCAATAAAGCCTCAGCATTATTGGTCTTTGCCAGCATTGAAGAAGCGTGTCGCGCCGTCACCACATTATCTAAGTTGCCCGTGGCCGCTGTGGAACTGATGGATGGCCGTGCGCTGCGCTCTGTTGCCGACAAAGCCGGTATGCCGAGCTTTATTCAATCGCTGGATCTCGAAGCGGCGGCCATTTTGGTTGAGTCTCATGCAAGCTGCCAAACAACGTTAGATTTACAATGTAAATCAGTGATGGATGCGTTGGCAGAGTACACCATTATTGAGTCCGTGCCCTTCACCAGCGATGCTGCAACCGTTGCCACACTGTGGGGGATCCGCAAAGGGATGTTCCCTGCCGTGGGCGCAGTGCGCGAAGTCGGCACCACGGTGATTATCGAAGACGTTGCTTTTCCAGTGGAAAACTTAGCTAACGGCGTGCGCGACTTACAAGCCTTGTTTGATCGCTACCAATACAGTGAAGCGATCATTTTCGGCCATGCGCTCGAAGGCAACTTGCACTTCGTGTTCACTCAAGGGTTTGACAGCCCAACAGAAATTGACCGCTATGGCAAGTTTATGGATGAGGTTGCGGAGCTGGTCGCGGTCAAGTATCAAGGCTCGCTCAAGGCAGAACATGGTACAGGGCGCAATATGGCGCCGTACGTTGAGCTGGAATGGGGTAAAGAAGGCTATCAACTGATGCAGCAGATCAAAGCGCTGTTCGACCCGCAGGGCCTGCTCAACCCCGGGGTGATTATCAACGACAATCCGCATTCCCACATCGAAAACCTCAAACCCATGCCGGCCGCCGATCCTTTGGTCGACCGCTGTATCGAATGCGGCTTTTGCGAACCAGTTTGCCCTTCGAGAACACTGACGCTGTCGCCACGTCAACGGATCGTATTGTATCGTGAGCTGCAACGACGTGAACGAGCAGGCGAAGATATTCAAGCGTCGGAATTAAAGAAAGTCTTTGACTATCAAGGCATTGATACTTGTGCTGCAACCGGATTGTGTGCCGACCGCTGCCCAGTTGGCATTAATACTGGCGATTTGGTGAAAAAACTTCGCACCGCTAAGTATCAGAAGTTTACGCCGATCGCCAAATGGACGGCGGAGCATTTTTCCACCACCACCGCACTGGCGCGCGCTGGTCTCAAAGCCAACCAGATCGCCACTAAGGCGCTCGGCGCTGAAACGGTCGGTAAACTGACCAACGGGCTGCGCTCGCTTTCCAAAGGGGCGACGCCTATCTGGTATGCAGAATATCCGCAGGCCAATACGCATGACTTAGGTAAAGTCCCACTGGCGCAGCGCTCCGACGAGAAGAAAGTGGTTTACATGCCCTCTTGTGCGAGCCGTAATATGGGCCAGCAGAGCAGCGCGGCAGATCAACGCCCGCTGACAGAGGTGACATTGTCACTCCTAGAGAAAGCGGGCTACGATGTGATTATTCCACCGAGCCTGAATGAGCAGTGCTGTGGTATGCCCTACGACAGCAAAGGCATGAGCGAACTGGCTGAAAGTAAAGCGAAACAGTTGGAAGAGGTGCTGTGGCAGGCCACTCGTCAAGGCAAATATGCTGTGCTTATGGACACCAGCCCCTGCGCCAAGCGGAGTATTGAACAGTTTAGCAAACCGCTGGAAGTGCTTGAGCCTACGGGTTTTGTGCGCAAGTATCTGCTGGAGCATCTGCACATTGAGCCACTCGATGAAACCGTGATGCTGCACATCACGTGCAGTTCACGCCGCATGGGACTAGAAAACGACATGTTGTCACTGGCCAAAACCTGCACCAGCCAAGTGATCGTGCCTGAGCATATTCAGTGTTGCGGCTGGGCTGGCGACAAAGGGTTTACCACGCCAGAGCTGAACGAAGCGGCTGTTCATCCGCTCAAAGCACAAGTGCCAAGCGATTGCACTCGGGGCTTTAGCAATAGCCGCACCTGTGAAATTGGTTTGTCGCATCACAGCGGCATACCCTATCAATCCATTTTGTATTTGGTCGACGAAGTCTCTTCCCCGAGAGGCTAA
- a CDS encoding helix-turn-helix domain-containing protein — translation MTESQQLIAELKTQLKLRGVHYADIATALDLSEGSVKRLLAEGNHISLARLERICQLIDLEMSELFKLAYAQKQELTALSYQQEKELIDDKALLLVAVCVVNGYTFKQIAEQYQFSEPDLIQKCVQLDRLGIIELQPNNRFKLKVAKQFAWIAGGPIQSFFQQQVQHAFFNSYFSAEDEKLVMATGLMSLPSNQKMQQKMQKLVGEFYATCQSDNELDIKDRHGTSLVLAIRRWTFPLFAEREANASQHKK, via the coding sequence ATGACCGAATCGCAGCAACTGATCGCTGAACTGAAAACCCAACTGAAATTACGTGGTGTGCACTATGCCGACATCGCCACCGCCTTAGATCTTAGTGAAGGCTCGGTGAAACGCTTGCTGGCAGAGGGCAACCACATCAGCTTGGCGCGTTTGGAACGTATATGCCAGCTTATCGACTTAGAGATGAGTGAGTTATTTAAGCTCGCCTATGCGCAAAAACAGGAGCTGACCGCGCTCAGTTATCAACAGGAGAAAGAGCTGATTGACGACAAAGCACTGCTACTGGTCGCGGTGTGCGTCGTGAATGGCTACACCTTTAAACAGATAGCCGAACAGTACCAATTCAGTGAACCGGATCTAATACAAAAGTGCGTGCAACTCGATCGTCTTGGTATCATCGAACTGCAGCCCAACAACCGATTTAAATTGAAGGTCGCTAAGCAGTTTGCCTGGATTGCCGGTGGCCCCATTCAGTCTTTTTTCCAGCAGCAAGTGCAACACGCCTTTTTCAACAGCTATTTTTCCGCAGAGGATGAGAAACTGGTGATGGCGACGGGCTTGATGTCGTTACCCAGCAACCAGAAAATGCAGCAGAAGATGCAAAAACTGGTCGGCGAATTCTACGCCACCTGCCAAAGTGACAATGAACTGGATATCAAAGATCGTCACGGCACATCCTTGGTGCTCGCGATTCGCCGCTGGACTTTTCCGCTGTTCGCCGAGCGAGAAGCAAACGCGAGCCAACATAAAAAGTAA